The nucleotide window caacactccAATATTGCCACAATATCAACAACAATGTATTGTCTAGCTCTAGTTTGTGTCCTGGGGAAAACACATACATTTAATTCAGGATTGATCCAGGGAAATTCAAACCGCtatcttttttctaatcttaactagtctTTCTGGTGTCTAAAAcaaacccgttcatgagaatgcgctGTTGGTTTAAATGCACTTTGGGATGTTTGATATGTTTGAtggaaatacacaaaaaatagagttaagaaatattttataaaaacaaccAACATATTTGTGATAGATGATGGACCCTAAAGTTCTATCCTTATTTGAAAACAGACCACAGTGGAGGTATCTATAGTACAGTAACAGTATACCACCCTCTCTTCCCTACTGCATTCTTCACAGTACTTCAACCAGTGTGAcccacttttgttttgtttactaaATTGAATGTCCTTTTCAGTGAGCTGATTACGGATTTTAAAatggtttgttgtatttgtattaGTAAAGCCTGggaataaactgaactgaaaccAAAAGTGTGAGACAGTGTGTCATAATGCCCTGCATAGTTACACCCAGGGCGGCTCTTGTCTGAACCAGCAGAGAAGCTGCGGGGAATCCCCTCCGATCTGCCATCCTCAAATTTCAGATCAGTCGTCCTCCCTGTCTCCATCTTGTGGCAGTTCAACAAACAGcaacagaagtaaaaaaaactgtaatatttataaaataccAGATGTTTGAAACTCTTAAATAACACGTGTCAAAAAAAATACCCTTGTGAAATCTGCttatggaaaagaaaaacaccacagTGGGACTTTTTGAGAGAACTGAAAATGATCTTGGTCTCACACAGCATGGATTAGCTCAGCAtgagtgtgtgaaaaaaaacaaattgaattggGACTACAGTGCTCAAGAATCACGTAAAAAAATCCCATCCAGCTTTCAATGGCCTTTGaccatatttaattaaaaacaaatatattatgCATTAGGTGAAAATGTATGATATAAGATAACGTTGTTGAACAACAATACTTACAAACagataataaatacacacagattTTGAAGAGTATTCTGTTAAAGTACAATAATTGCTAGTTGAAtttaacaattacatttttttttttaaaacaaactagTACAGCGCCCGTTGAAAATGTTCCTGTTTGGAACGGGCCGACTGCTTGGCCAGTGGTATTGCTGCATGTAGAATTcattaaaaaccccaaaactaCTTAGGCCTACTGAAGGGCCACTTACCAGTGTCTGTGAACCCTTGTACACTTGGATCCCCAAGCTGGAGACCACCAGAGGGACACACTTTCTATACACCAGAGCCTTCCGTGCAGACTGCATTGTGACCAACTGATCATTTTAATAGATTGCCACTGATGAATTTTTTCTAGATTGCCTGATTTACTTTGGATTAGTATGCAAAATGAGTAGTACTTTGTAAACTTTGTAACAGGAATTTGTTTGTATAGGAATTATTACGTATGtatagagagtgtgtgtgtgtctaatggCTTGATGATAGGAGTGACTAAACGTGGTGATATGACGCATCCTATGAGAACAGGGACAGTCCTAGGACCTtccagacacttttttttaatttctcacaacatttaaaaaaaaagctacgcTTAAATTGTGTTTAAGGGTCTCAAAAGGCACATGTGCCAATCAAGTTCCTTAAACCAAAAGCAGGAAGTTGTTGAATTCTAATGAAAGTAAGACCTTAACCAGTGGAAACTAACTTAGAAGTAATAAAGGTTTCACCAGACAGCAGTTGTTGACTTTAGTCTATATATTACTTTGTATAATGTGCAATAAGAATGGGTTTGTTTATGACTGTatgtacattgtgtgtgtgtgtgtgtgtgtgtgtgtgtgcatctcttATGGCTTGTTGGTGGGAAGAACTACAGGAGGCGTAGAGGAACTGACAGGGATGACTCCGGTGGCCAGCAGGATGATGATGAGCACGATGATGAGGACGATCACCACGACGACCACGATCATCTTGACGTTCTTCCACCAGTAGGTGCGAGCCACTTTCCGAGTCGTTTGCGTTAAGTGCTGAGCCTGAGAAGGGAGGGAGACGAGACAATACATTACAATGAAGCAACACGTTTGTCTTCCTGACACACTGGTCCACTTAAGAAAAACAGACCGCCAACTCATCAATGTGTCCCTGATAGCTCATTAGTTCCATCCTCTAACACTACCTGAAACACTTTGTATGTATTGCCCTTTTTTTACCTAGCAACAGAAAACACTACACCAACATTGAAACCAAAAGCATATGGT belongs to Etheostoma spectabile isolate EspeVRDwgs_2016 chromosome 5, UIUC_Espe_1.0, whole genome shotgun sequence and includes:
- the LOC116689493 gene encoding vesicle-associated membrane protein 8-like, with the translated sequence MEQGGVAAPQDKIQALRDQVDEVRDKMKENMEQVIERGEKGLDLLAKAEEMEKGAQHLTQTTRKVARTYWWKNVKMIVVVVVIVLIIVLIIILLATGVIPVSSSTPPVVLPTNKP